The genomic stretch attttccaaaatagcagtaataatatttaaaatattactcatttaatcaaaatcatgtaaaatccatattatttcataactaccaactttataaatttgaatatagaaaataatccaacaattgtgaaattggataaaaatcataacttatctcaaattcaataaatcaaaacttgccttaattatctttaataaaataatttctgaaattaaggctataaataactatatgatttgagacttacTCATAAAAATACTTTTCAAAGGTTTTGGGTCTTACAGAATGACTCAAGAAAAAGTAGCAAACATGAAAGTAAAGACAAAAGGAGATTAAGATTGAAGAACACATACCTGAACACGAGGAattgagagaaaagagagagagagagagagagagagagagagagagagagatggagAATGTGAAGGATGAACAGATGAGAGAATGGAACGAGAGTATATGAAGATGGTATAGATTATCATATATTAGCTATAGCCTTCAAATTAGATCCATATGTTAAAATGTCTCTGCACAATTTTGGAAGTTTATTCAATAAAGCATATATAGCATGGTTAAAAAAGGAGGAGGATGTTTTGATATTGGCAGATAGAAAATTCTTAGGTGGTTCGAGAATTAATCATGATACATGTGACAAAATCATTTGCAGAATTCACATACATTTTTTATTCTCCTCTGTAATTCACATActcttattcttaacatatattaGAGACGAGAACCATGATTTTATCACGATGCAAATCCAAGAAGCaacattaaaataatatatataaaaaaccTGCAGTAAAGATTCACTCCTCCTATTCATAACCAAATTCTCCTACCAAGAGGAACGCATGAATGACTTTAGATTTGATAAACAATTGAGCAACAACACACTCTTAACTCCTTACATCACCAACCAAGCACCTAACAAATTAACTAGCTAACTGTAACCACTTTAATTAATTTCTAACAGCCGACTAAGTCATTTATAGAGTTGCAAgggaaaaaaagagaaggaaatttAGCCATCTCAGATAAATAGAGCGCAAATATAAACAATCTAGAATAATTTTAAGAAGATAACAACGTATAGAAatttaaacatgaaaaatcCGAACCTTAATAAGTAATCGCAAATAAGGATGTAAGCTTTGTGAAACTAAGCTATGACAGATTTTTTCTGAGATCAGAGATCAGAGAAACACCTTAATAGAAGTAAGCAATAGAAGATCTAAgttcagagagagagagagagagagagagagagagagagagagagagagagagagagagagagagagagagagagagagagagagagagagagagagagagggtaaAGTTATGAAAGAAGACCTGAGATCGTCGTCAACCACCCCCGCACCAACGTCAATCCAATGCTTCAACGGAAGACCCAAAAATCCCTAACAGAGctacaaagaaacaaaaaccccCCAAAAATCAGCAccaaaaacaattttaaaatcctaaaccaaacaaaaacaaagaaatcgGTGCCTTCTGGAATCGAAATGCTGAGGTTTGTAGCCACCAGAGCTTTGCCTCTCACCGGAATCTTCGTCTCCACAACACTAAcagaaaaaacaaaataaaatagcatTTCAGTTTCGGTTTTGGCTTCTCTAACAGAATAACTGTTTCAGTTTAATTTGAGAGGGAGAGGTACCTGGAGAAATCGTAACTGGCGGAGAGAGGAGAACCCTAGAAGGAAGAACGGCATTGTCGGAAAGCTTCTTTACACGGAGGAGACAAAGGAGAAATAGCTAGAAGGGAGATGAGAGCGTCGTATGTTCAGAGAGGAGAACCCTAGAAGGAAGAACAACGTTGAATGAGCCAGGGAttgcaattttttattttatatacgTGTGAAAATGGCAGTTCAAAACCGCCATAATCACCAGAACCGCCAAAATATACAAAGCCAATTACGGCAGCAACAAAAATTGCCATAATGTCTCGATATTATGGCGGTTCTTTAAAACCGTCTTAATATCAATGCCATTTTACCCCTTTTTTGTAGTGACAGGCGGTTGGACCTTAGATGCGAAAAACTTCTTTAATATCTTTGAATGGGTAGGAGAGGATTGCTAGGTAGCCTCCTCAGCCCTAAAAGATGATCTTATGTAGCAGCTCAATAGAAACCCAACTTTCATTTTTGGCATTTTGTAGACGTGGTTATTCCTATTTGTTTCTAAGAACAATAAATGTGGCTTCTGGTTTCGACTCCTTCCATTTTTCCCATTGCTTTTATGTAATGGACTGAAAGCCTTTGATTTTCTTTGGAATAGGGAACCCTTGCCTTTATGGATGAATTGGGTAAAATAGTAACCCCATTCCTACTGTTGTGGGAGAGAGGCACTACTCCGGGCCCGTCGAGGGAGGGGGTTCAATCCACTTGATGAATATCAAATTTCTCTCTTACTACATTACATAAATATTTAAGAATCctatagaaaatactatttgaaataaaaaaagaaatacaatTTTGTGAAGATTATCTGTTAGTTTATATTTTCCTTTGCAATTTATCATGTTTTTCTTTAGTGCCCgccaagtgtttgtgaaaattctacttggtaattttgagtagattttcacaccTTGGTTAGGAAAtgagttcctaggatactagagtcataatatCTGACATTTAGTGACAACTCTTAGGTAGTTAGTTGACTCTtatttccattgacgctagctTTTTTCTGGGTTAAttggtaagttagctaggacttatggatcaAAGTCAATTATGCTTACTTGACTTACTTCTCGATGCAAAGGGTTGATGAAGCGAGATTGACTCCTTATAGTtgccatagttgtggttatgacgATGATAGGATTCCTTAGTTCTTATTCCCAAGTCAAGGCTCTTTTATGCATTTATagcattttcactagttttgacTTTATTTCCCTTTTTGATAgcgttaattttcttttttagcGTTCTTTAGTTCTTTAATCTTTCGTTTCTTGATTCAAACCCCCCTTTTTCCTCGCGACCTAGAATGTGACATCCCCAAATTACAATTCCGAGAGAGATGACTCGAGGTTGAATGACTCTCGAttgatttttatttgaattgaaCTTTGATTGATGGAATTTAATTGCcggtttggactatgctaccGACGAAGTGATTCTTGTTTGGAGAAATTCTAAACTGGCACAAATGCCATTcgtcaagtttttggcgccgttaccgggaaAAATGCAAATGGTGCTATATTCTAGGTTGTTGTGAATATGTTAATAGTGCAAATAGactttttggttgtttgtttgtttgcttttgttAGTAGGTTTTGTTTATAACCATTACCACAATTCACCCCCAAGAACCCCAAACACTTATTTTTCTAGTTGCCAATTTTATACACCACCTCATTACATACAAAATCAAAATTCTTACCCTCATGAGCTTAATTGTCAACTCACCTCAAGTTTCATCTTCATGTATGGATCAATCCACACAAGAAGCACTTCAAGTGCTCATGCAAGAACAAAAGGAGTTTCAGAAGAAGCAAGAGCAAGTTATGTCTACCTTAGCAGAAACTCTTGATCGGTTAGCTTTATTGCATTCATCCCACAACCAAGAGATTCTAATAGATGAACGTGAGGAACCAAGCTCAAGTGAAAAGTGTGGAATGGAGAAAGAATTGCAAAATCAAGTAGAAGATGAGAATTTACAAAGTGAAGCACAAGAGGAGGTAATTGAAGAATTGTTGGAGAGTGATCAAGTGGATTCCATTATTCAAGATTTTTTTGTCCAACTTGGTCAATCCCTTCAATGACCTTCATGAATCTCCCTCCATTAAATTTGAAGAAGATGTTGATGTGGACTTTACACAACCTCCAATATTTGACTTGAGTGATGATAAGGAAGATTTAAAGGAGGTTGAGAAAGAACTGGATTACCAAGAAGCGAAGATGCATGTAAAAGAGCAAATTGAGTGGGTTGTAATCACACCAACAAGCTTCTTAAGCCCACATCAATATGCTATTCTAGAAACGGATCTTCAACTTCAAACTCTTGGAATAGTAGATGTTGTAGAGAAAAATGTCAATTGGCAAGAAAATCAAAAGCTCATCAAAGAAGCcaattcaacatttcaagttcAAATGTGGTGCAATATTCAATCAAGTGGATTTTGAGGGGTGTGCAAGTGTTCCAATGGTGATTCAAGAGGATGTTCATCCAAGTGCgaaaataaaaatcaacaagagGATGAACAAGAGACTAGAGTATGAGATCCAGGCATTGGTTTAAAGAGTCAACAACTATGGATCCTAGTTACTTACTTGGGATTGCTAAAGAGTTTGAAACACTTcatttgggaccccggaggtcAAATCAAGAGGAAACTTGGATGGTAATTCAAAGAGGAGTGGAAGCACAAGCCATCATAACACAAGCTTCACTCAAAAATGtctaacttaaggactttaaaccaaagtgctaggtaggagacaccccaccatggtaatatcCTTCTAAATCTTTCCTTCTTTTACCTTTTATTTCTTGAATAATTGATTTTCTTGCTTAGCTTGGTTAGTGCATTTTGATGATAGTTTAGtgtttttagtagaataatgTGTCTTTGAGGTTTTAAAAATGTTTTGGGGCTTGAAAAGCTGTTTAGGATGTCATGTTTGGTACCTTAGAAGCATAAACTTTTGTTGCAGAAACAGAATTACACATATTACACAGTTTGGCTAACACAGTTACATGTTGAGCAACTTTTTTCCATTCATGCAAATATTACACATATGAACTCAATCGCATCATTACTCAACATTGAGATCAAAGTTTGCAAAATATCACTAGTAAGAACAACAACATTACAAAAACAACCACAAACAATAATTTGATCATAAACTTTTGACTCCTAACATCCGATTCTAATTTTTCCAGCCTCCAACCTTCTGTCATCTTCTACTCATCATTATAGTTAAGACTTTCTGATTTTGCAGGCACAGCCTCTTGCCCAACATCTGCCCAAACAAACAAACCACACCATCTTTTACCAATTGTCTGCAATCAACAAATGTTTCAATAACCAAATTAGAAGTTGGGGAAGGAATGAAAAATCAGGAAAAACCAACAATTACAGCTAACATTATAATTTGGGCATCCAAAAAAGGGCTTATTTGGGTTGGAATATGTCCCAGACCACCGGAGCACAGGTCGGCAGCCACAACCACACCATTCTGGTACACGCGTAACCTTACTACGATTTTGGGTCTTCGCCCTGTATCCATTACTTGTTGACCGTATCGAGCTCCCACTGGCTTGCCCTTCACCTCCAAACATTGCTTCAGAGCTTCAATGGTGGACCAGAATTATGGGACgaaggagagaagaagagatACTAGTTATAATAACGATTCTTAGCTTTTAGGATTTTAATGGGACCAGGGACCACATTGGGTACAAAATTCATATTTGCCACATCAGCTAGCCGTTGCTGGCTCCAGCGTGGCATTGGAGGTGCCAGATCATCCCTCCATTTGCTGATTTGGCGCCGGAAAGGGTTGCAGGGCAACTATGGGTCCTAGAGCTGAATGTGAGGGATGTTGTTAGGGAATTTTGAAAGTAAAGGACAAGTATGGGTAACTCGCCCAATCTCAGAGACCACTTTAGGATTTTAGTCGTCCAGTTTCCAAAAGCTCACTGCCATGTGGACTCCATAACAGACAGGTTAGTTCCACGTTTGCCAGGTCAGAGTTTTCCGACGGGTCCAACGACCTGAATTCAACGGAAGGGTTAATATGTCCACATTTTATAATGATTAGGGACATGAATGTATTTTCCGTTCCTTGAGAACGAAAATGTCcacagaaaaaaaaatcaatgacctatttgtcttttactcaattttaaatactttactTTAATAAATACACAACAAATACATTGAGAATCtaaattttacattattttttataaatggtttttttaatttataatttatcgtgtcttaaaaatacatattagcTAAACCcttattttaataactaattttgattTTGGGGGTTGATTAACGTCTTGCTGGCCAGTTGGAGAAAAAGATGCCATCCTCATCCCCCGTTATTTAATGCGATAGATTGCGACAGAAAAGTGGAACTAACGGCGTTTACTTTGTCAATTTAATGTTAAATACTCAAATCGATTTCCTCCTTGTTCTTACCTTCTTTAAACACGAAGCTGCTTTAGAACTTAGAAGTATTTTAACTACATCTGTGCCGTTGACCAAAGCCACATTTTACGGTCAAATTAATTGGACATTCAAAAATTTGACTTCTAATAAGATGTGGAaaccaaaagtaaaaaaaagcATGTGAGCAACACTCTGTTCATTCATCTACCTTAAAACTTTAATTGCTTCGACGACAATCAACACTACCACAACCAACAATTCCGCATGGCGCCTTGTGTTCCAAGAATCCCAGGTCTGAAATTCAACACTGGCAAAATGACACACACTCTAGCACTGCAACTATACATTAAACTTAAAACATCCACTTCCAAAAAACAATTAAACAAAGAATGGATGACATGGATAATCACAATGCAAATGGCCTCAAGTTCACAATAAAACTCTCAGGGACAAAGACTCCTACTTATACAATTTGTTTACAACAGTCATCAGCAACATCGACAGGTTACGACATCCAGACACGTGTACGGTCTTGACTTTTCCTCTGTCTCCTGAGGTGTCGGGAGCCGCTCCATGTTGTATACGCTGCTACTTCCGCAGCAGAAATTGTATACATTTCTAGATACTCCTTTACTAAATGGATGCACTCTTTCAGGAATTCCCCTGCAAATGAATTGATGAATGGTGTGCTTAAGAGAGATATCCCAAGaaacataaaccaccaacatACAATTATTAAAACAACTAAACGCCAAGATTCGATCTATTGAAAATACTAAGTAATGGAAAAACAAGGGACTATAGCTAATCTAACCTTAGATAAGGAATCCGTCTTCTCCTTACAAGTTCATAAGTAGTCTGATTTGTCAAAATAAGATAACTGCAGGGAAATCAAAACATCAGTGATTGTTATAGTCTTTAACCTGGATGCTCAACTAAACAGTGAACATGATGAAGACATTGAACCATAAAGTAAAATTAAACCTAGAGCTTGCATTTGTTTCAACTTTGTAGAGAGTAATACTGTAATAGAGCAATACATGTAAAGGAAGATAGTAACACGACATTCACTTAGCATAgtctatatataattatatatatgtatgctGTAACATACATACATAGACTATTCTAAGTGATTGCAGCGCTACTAATCTTCCGTATGTACTGCACTATTACTCCTTACAAACTATTTCTTTAAGTAAGGAAAATAtatcacttttttattttaattaaaaaaaatcaaataattaatcaCAATCTTAGAAGAACTTATTCCCAATATTTTAGCAGAAGCTACAGGAATAGCTTCTCGGATATAAAAATTTAGTCTTAGCTCtttcaaatatataaaaaatttacaagTTAGAGAGTCACATAGTTTTAGTCTTCATTTTGTAGAGTTAAAGATATTAAACCAAAATGAGAAGTGAGAACCACATGCAGTCATATTAAACTGGTGCACTGAAAGCAAACAGAAGCCGATGTCCCATCCCTCCACATGAAGATCAGATGCAAAAGACATCAGAAACAATTAACTATTCAACATAAAAGAGCATGGCACTTTAGAAACAGTAAGTATACATGAAGATCTAAACAAATGCAACCAATGCAAAATACAGAACTAGAAAGACAAATATTTACCTATGAAATAGAAGTAGCAGAAGTAGAAAGATAAGAGAGATTGACAAAGTGATCAACAGTACTATCATGATTGCATCCCGCCACCTGACAGCATCATAAAATCATGCTCTAATTTCAGATATAAAGGGAAAAAAATGTAGATTGCACGAGCATTGTGCTTCCTTCCGTTTGGTTTTTTGctactttctttcttttttgtgtgtgtgttttgGGGTGAGATGGAATCTGCATAGATAATACGTGACCCGCCCACCTCACAGTCACAAAGATTGGGCTGTCACTTACATTCTTGCTTTCCCTCTTGAACAATTTAACCAacaacaattatttatcatcttCATTTTAACGAGAGTCTGTAtcagtataaaaaaatattactactAAATAAATCAGATATCATACCAAGCACTTTTAATGTGATCCTTCAAGTATGAAATATATAAGATGCCAGTCCAGAGGCACAACGCTGTCTCTTCACAAAGGTACCACCTAAAGTATTTAGACATTAAGGAGAAGGATTCATAACAAGGAAAATATAGTTACAATACTTtaacacatatatacataaaacAACTTAATAGAAGTAACTCCTTTGCATCATGATCACATATCATTTATAACATAGAGAGCACAGCCTTAATATTCTCAAGATAGATAGTATCTTAAAGggtaaagtatactttttgtcCTTAAAGTTTGTCAAAAGTTTCAAACATACCCCTaactttattttgtttcaagttTGTCtcaaaagttttcgatttgcattaATTATATCCCTATTAGTTAAATTTTCAAGAAGTTTAAGACTAATCCACTAATCCAGTAGTAACCACATCTCTTGCATTCAAGTAAAATTGATTGCTTAAggaaatattattttaatccaatTAGTAGTACATATAACTCAATCTGGAGAAGAAAGCACctatatttcaaaataaataaataaataacgtGACAATGAAATGCTTAAGTTCACTATAGATTTCCAAATTCATCCAACACATTTCTTACTGGTCTCTCTCATAATCAGCATTAAAAAATGATTAACAAGTACATGTTGCAGCTTCATTATTGTAACAAATGCCATGACTATGAAACAGAACAAATCAACGGCACTTTACTGAAAATTTTTAGTGATTCCATTTCCAGGTCAATGATTCTTCAACTAAATATCCTTACTGATATAAATACTAATATCAATAAGCTAAAGATTTGTTAATTGTGGAAGTTCTTATCTCCATACTAGCTAGCTCAAATTAAGTGTACAATAGAAGAGCTTCAATAACGGCATGCAAATGATGAAATTACATATAATTGACTCACCAAAATCGACAATGATTGCCCTGCCCAATGCAGTTACCAAGCCAAACACAATGATGATCAAACTGAAGAACACACTTGTCACAATCATGACAGTGCTTTGATCGTGGAGGCTGGATAATGGTCatgaaagggaaaaaaaatatgattgaacaTCAAATCGAGTGTTACATTATTGGAACAAAAGAAAGCAACTGCAAGAGGTGAACAGTTTCTATGCAACGTAGGAAGTCCTCATGCGCAAAAAGTGatatataaatcaaataaaaccATTTTATATAGTGCAGCTAAGTCCACCTTTTTTCATTTGTAATGAAAAAtttgtttactcatttttgtttttttggaGCATACATTCCAGCAATGCAATAACACAAGTATTTACATAAGGTACCTTCATTTAATATGTCGTAATACATACTATATATCATTACCTGTTCCACGTTGCAGTAGCTGCATGTCCATGTTCTGCAAGACAGAGAAAACCCtaaataattttgaaaacttaatTAATAGAGcataaaattaaagattatCTAGCCAGCCCTATCTACCTGATTGTTGTTCCCATAGGATACAAGTCTGCCACTAACTTTGACCAAGTTGGTGTATTATTTCCTGAAATATTTTTTCCTGCCTGAGTTCCCTCGACAGCAACAACGAAACTCCCATTTTTGCTTGAAGCCGGTAAACTTTGCTTAAACATGACAAAATTGACAATAATAGTTAGGTGAGATCAAATACATCAATTTTCTTCGTATGTCACTACATAATAA from Arachis stenosperma cultivar V10309 chromosome 9, arast.V10309.gnm1.PFL2, whole genome shotgun sequence encodes the following:
- the LOC130948754 gene encoding protein S-acyltransferase 10-like isoform X2, translated to MTIVGICRPMRSPWDQPMDRCLRFFPCLIDPARRSALCVKLVLVTVHLVYIGVLFLIDGDLIEKTKKEPIYVLDAMMTVTERNVLYRKTSEASNLPASSKNGSFVVAVEGTQAGKNISGNNTPTWSKLVADLYPMGTTIRTWTCSYCNVEQPPRSKHCHDCDKCVLQFDHHCVWLGNCIGQGNHCRFWWYLCEETALCLWTGILYISYLKDHIKSAWWRDAIMIVLLITLSISLIFLLLLLLFHSYLILTNQTTYELVRRRRIPYLRGIPERVHPFSKGVSRNVYNFCCGSSSVYNMERLPTPQETEEKSRPYTCLDVVTCRCC
- the LOC130948754 gene encoding protein S-acyltransferase 10-like isoform X1, with the translated sequence MTIVGICRPMRSPWDQPMDRCLRFFPCLIDPARRSALCVKLVLVTVHLVYIGVLFLIDGDLIEKTKKEPMYTACYLLLFFVTLIQYFVTSISSPGYVLDAMMTVTERNVLYRKTSEASNLPASSKNGSFVVAVEGTQAGKNISGNNTPTWSKLVADLYPMGTTIRTWTCSYCNVEQPPRSKHCHDCDKCVLQFDHHCVWLGNCIGQGNHCRFWWYLCEETALCLWTGILYISYLKDHIKSAWWRDAIMIVLLITLSISLIFLLLLLLFHSYLILTNQTTYELVRRRRIPYLRGIPERVHPFSKGVSRNVYNFCCGSSSVYNMERLPTPQETEEKSRPYTCLDVVTCRCC